In one Culex quinquefasciatus strain JHB chromosome 2, VPISU_Cqui_1.0_pri_paternal, whole genome shotgun sequence genomic region, the following are encoded:
- the LOC6051561 gene encoding SET and MYND domain-containing protein DDB_G0273589, whose product MESPEKPTPAESPCHAVVGKLLYKRIGAHPITVLAETDWWRKYLGKHESLFNIAEPVKCDERSRKVRQEGNEFYRRQRYREALGRYNEGICYAEVGSPELGLGYGNRSAVYWELGEYELALANIALARGNCYPEGLEGKLRERERNCRDKLDGGRSLGAVPCPRMGIKIPFMAAQIRMEIFPELGRGFCAERDFRPGDVLLDEKSMMAVIDSGLRYFNCSWCSNANFHSLIPCLECVSYMYCCEECRDRDRETCHRFECGIGGKLREFAFSNTMFGPRMFFYGLSLFKDDVWQMMEFCKTNARTAGNPLSIDFANDDRVQEFKEFVKAAPVGRTRNLFVFRFCAAMYDVLFGKHPLVKSLIRTKSQKRFMMNSFLEFSELAINLAYSSDPDGGLVVNMFCSLASVLNHSCDPNAVIVLDAGRVKIVVLRPIRPGEQICITNGRTFWTAESVEMDEEFDFACRCVVCNPETHAEWRAQGQELPPKAVQHWRVLERVMQAEANDAAKPNALQQYVQRYAYLHPNPEWAVALKVYHGTLRMMVKRENEALARAVALAVADN is encoded by the coding sequence ATGGAATCCCCGGAGAAACCCACACCCGCGGAGTCACCGTGCCACGCCGTCGTCGGCAAGCTCCTGTACAAACGCATCGGAGCGCACCCGATCACGGTGCTGGCGGAAACGGACTGGTGGCGGAAGTACCTGGGCAAGCACGAGTCACTCTTTAACATCGCCGAACCGGTCAAGTGCGACGAGCGTTCGCGGAAGGTACGCCAGGAGGGGAACGAGTTTTACCGCCGGCAGCGGTATCGAGAGGCGCTGGGGCGGTATAATGAAGGTATTTGTTACGCGGAGGTCGGGTCGCCGGAACTTGGGTTGGGGTACGGGAATCGATCGGCTGTTTATTGGGAGCTGGGAGAGTACGAGTTGGCGTTGGCGAATATTGCGCTGGCAAGGGGGAATTGCTATCCGGAGGGGCTTGAGGGGAAGCTTCGCGAGCGGGAGCGGAATTGCCGAGATAAGTTGGATGGTGGGCGTTCGCTGGGGGCGGTTCCCTGTCCGAGGATGGGGATCAAGATTCCGTTTATGGCGGCACAGATTCGGATGGAGATTTTTCCGGAGCTGGGACGAGGTTTTTGTGCTGAGCGGGACTTCCGGCCGGGCGACGTTCTGCTGGACGAGAAGTCGATGATGGCGGTTATTGATAGCGGGTTGCGGTACTTCAACTGTAGCTGGTGTTCCAACGCGAACTTTCATAGCTTGATTCCGTGCTTGGAGTGCGTTTCGTACATGTACTGCTGCGAAGAATGTCGCGATCGTGATCGTGAGACTTGCCATCGGTTCGAGTGTGGCATTGGTGGGAAGTTGCGCGAGTTTGCCTTCTCCAACACGATGTTCGGCCCGAGGATGTTCTTTTACGGGCTGAGCCTGTTCAAGGACGACGTCTGGCAGATGATGGAGTTTTGCAAGACGAACGCTCGAACGGCAGGAAACCCGCTGTCGATTGACTTTGCCAACGATGATCGCGTCCAGGAGTTCAAGGAGTTTGTCAAAGCGGCGCCCGTTGGCCGTACACGCAACCTATTCGTATTCCGGTTCTGCGCGGCCATGTACGACGTACTTTTCGGGAAGCATCCGTTGGTGAAATCGCTCATCCGCACCAAGTCGCAGAAGCGCTTCATGATGAACTCCTTCCTCGAGTTTAGCGAGTTGGCGATCAACCTCGCGTACAGCAGCGATCCGGACGGCGGCTTGGTTGTCAACATGTTTTGCTCGCTTGCCTCCGTCCTGAACCACTCGTGCGATCCGAACGCGGTCATCGTGCTGGACGCCGGCCGCGTCAAGATTGTCGTGCTGCGACCGATTCGCCCAGGCGAACAAATCTGCATCACCAACGGGCGTACGTTCTGGACCGCGGAATCCGTTGAAATGGACGAGGAATTCGACTTCGCCTGCCGGTGCGTCGTTTGCAACCCCGAGACCCACGCCGAGTGGCGCGCCCAAGGCCAGGAGCTCCCACCGAAGGCCGTTCAGCATTGGCGCGTGCTGGAAAGGGTCATGCAAGCGGAGGCGAACGACGCGGCCAAACCGAACGCGCTGCAGCAGTACGTTCAGCGGTACGCGTACCTCCATCCGAACCCGGAGTGGGCGGTCGCGCTGAAAGTCTACCACGGAACGCTGCGCATGATGGTCAAGAGGGAGAATGAGGCGCTGGCGAGGGCGGTGGCGCTGGCCGTCGCTGACAACTGA
- the LOC6051563 gene encoding eukaryotic translation initiation factor 3 subunit K, protein MDHYVKMEDGKVMPIQEMLKSIERYNPEHLKVIEAYVEDQAKDNKYDLEANLACLKLYQFNPQMMNLDVTYTILLKSLTNFPHTDFVLCKCLLLPAQMNDDSVKEIVYLADILEKCDFTLFWSRVQKNPQFFKKITGFSESIRKFVCHVVGITFQSIEKQYLVRLLGDVDDKVLNAWVKKNGWKEEGEYILVAQQEGNIKTKHITEKIDFENLGPLMANCL, encoded by the exons ATGGACCATTACGTCAAGATGGAAGACGGCAAGGTGATGCCGATTCAGGAAATGCTCAAAAGCATCGAACG GTACAATCCGGAACACTTGAAGGTGATTGAAGCGTACGTGGAGGACCAGGCCAAGGACAACAAGTACGACCTGGAGGCGAACCTGGCCTGCCTGAAGCTGTACCAGTTCAACCCGCAGATGATGAACCTGGATGTGACGTACACGATTCTGCTCAAGTCGCTGACCAACTTCCCGCACACGGACTTTGTCCTGTGCAAGTGTCTGCTGCTGCCGGCCCAGATGAACGACGACTCGGTCAAGGAGATCGTCTACCTGGCGGACATCCTGGAGAAGTGTGACTTTACGCTGTTCTGGTCGCGGGTGCAGAAGAATCCGCAGTTCTTCAAGAAGATCACCGGCTTCAGCGAGTCCATCCGGAAGTTTGTGTGCCACGTCGTCGGCATCACGTTCCAGTCGATCGAGAAGCAGTACCTGGTGCGGCTGCTCGGCGATGTCGATG ACAAAGTCCTCAACGCCTGGGTGAAAAAGAACGGCTGGAAGGAGGAGGGCGAGTACATCCTGGTGGCCCAGCAGGAAGGCAACATCAAGACCAAGCACATTACCGAAAAGATCGACTTTGAGAATCTGGGCCCGCTGATGGCCAACTGTCTGTAG